From Streptomyces chrestomyceticus JCM 4735, one genomic window encodes:
- a CDS encoding GlxA family transcriptional regulator: MHTVAVLALDHVVAGDLATPIEVFGRARLADGRRPYRVQVCAPRPQVATETFTLVAPHGLEVLREADTVVVPGCSEDAAPPGTEVLDALRAAAAAGTRLVSICTGAFILAAAGLLDGLRATTHWVAADRLAERFPRVDVRPDVLYVDNGQILTSAGAAAGMDLCLHIIRRDLGSAVAADSARLSVMPLEREGGQAQFIVQATPPVPQGSLLEPVLAWIEDHLAQDLTLAEMAARSRLSERTFSRRFREQTGTTPLQWLLRARVRRAQFLLETTDHGVERIASQAGFGSPTAFRERFKRVVGVTPQSYRSAFRSRAS, translated from the coding sequence ATGCATACGGTGGCGGTACTGGCGCTGGACCATGTGGTGGCGGGCGATCTGGCAACCCCGATCGAGGTGTTCGGGCGCGCCCGGCTGGCGGACGGGCGCCGCCCGTACCGGGTCCAGGTCTGCGCCCCCCGGCCCCAGGTCGCCACCGAGACCTTCACGCTCGTCGCCCCGCACGGCCTGGAGGTGCTCCGGGAGGCGGACACGGTCGTCGTGCCGGGCTGCTCCGAGGACGCCGCGCCCCCGGGCACGGAGGTGCTCGACGCCCTTCGCGCGGCAGCGGCCGCCGGCACCCGCCTCGTCTCCATCTGCACGGGCGCGTTCATCCTCGCCGCGGCCGGTCTGCTGGACGGGCTGCGCGCGACCACGCACTGGGTGGCGGCGGACCGGCTGGCCGAGCGGTTCCCGCGCGTGGACGTGCGGCCGGACGTGCTGTACGTGGACAACGGCCAGATCCTGACCTCGGCCGGGGCCGCCGCCGGAATGGACCTGTGCCTGCACATCATCCGGCGGGACCTCGGCTCGGCGGTCGCGGCCGACTCGGCCCGGCTGTCGGTCATGCCGCTGGAACGGGAGGGCGGGCAGGCGCAGTTCATCGTGCAGGCCACGCCGCCCGTACCGCAGGGCTCGCTGCTGGAGCCGGTGCTGGCGTGGATCGAGGACCATCTCGCCCAGGACCTGACGCTCGCGGAGATGGCCGCCCGCAGCAGGCTGAGCGAGCGGACGTTCAGCCGCCGTTTCCGGGAGCAGACCGGCACCACTCCGCTGCAATGGCTGCTACGGGCCCGGGTGCGGCGCGCGCAGTTCCTGCTGGAGACCACCGACCACGGCGTCGAACGCATCGCATCCCAGGCCGGTTTCGGCTCGCCCACCGCGTTCCGCGAACGGTTCAAGCGCGTCGTCGGCGTCACACCGCAGTCCTACCGTTCCGCGTTCCGCTCCCGCGCGTCCTGA
- a CDS encoding aminoglycoside phosphotransferase family protein: MATGPSDDFRPAITTPLVARLIAAQFPQWAGLPLTRVDPAGSDHVIHRLGTELSVRLPRHADAVGQARKEAAWLPRLAPHLSLAVPVPVAVGEPGPGFPWPWAVTRWLDGEVATVGALAGSHRAAVELAEFLAALQRFAPPDGPADEARAYLTAGSLADRDHATRAAIARTGAAFDAAAMTDLWDAALAAPAWGRPPVWFHGDFHTGNLLTVDGRLGAVLDFGELGVGDPARDLVIAFTLLSADTRAVFRSALGADDATWLRGRGWALATGLNAYVAYAATEPRVAAQTTRQITAALVG, from the coding sequence GTGGCGACCGGGCCGTCCGACGACTTCCGCCCCGCCATCACCACCCCCTTGGTCGCCCGCCTGATCGCGGCGCAGTTCCCGCAGTGGGCGGGGCTGCCGCTGACCCGGGTCGACCCGGCGGGTTCGGACCACGTGATCCACCGGCTGGGTACGGAGCTGTCCGTACGACTGCCCCGTCACGCCGACGCCGTCGGGCAGGCCCGGAAGGAAGCCGCCTGGCTGCCCCGGCTCGCCCCGCACCTGTCGCTGGCCGTCCCGGTCCCGGTGGCGGTGGGGGAGCCGGGCCCCGGTTTCCCGTGGCCCTGGGCGGTGACCCGCTGGCTGGACGGTGAGGTGGCGACCGTCGGCGCGCTGGCCGGCTCGCACCGGGCCGCCGTCGAACTGGCGGAATTCCTGGCCGCTTTGCAGCGCTTCGCGCCACCGGACGGCCCGGCCGACGAGGCCCGCGCGTACCTCACCGCCGGATCGCTGGCCGATCGGGACCACGCCACGCGCGCCGCCATCGCACGGACGGGCGCCGCGTTCGACGCCGCGGCCATGACGGACCTGTGGGACGCGGCGCTCGCGGCCCCCGCCTGGGGCCGGCCTCCCGTCTGGTTCCACGGCGACTTCCACACCGGCAATCTGCTGACCGTCGACGGCCGCCTCGGCGCGGTCCTCGACTTCGGCGAACTGGGCGTCGGCGACCCGGCCCGCGACCTGGTCATCGCCTTCACCCTGCTGTCCGCCGACACCCGGGCCGTCTTCCGTTCGGCCCTCGGCGCCGACGACGCCACCTGGCTCCGGGGCCGCGGCTGGGCTCTGGCCACCGGCCTGAACGCCTACGTCGCGTACGCCGCCACCGAGCCCCGGGTCGCCGCGCAGACAACGCGTCAGATCACCGCGGCTCTGGTCGGCTAG
- a CDS encoding phosphoribosyltransferase, protein MRFTDRRHAGRALARWLRAPTDTAPWPYGAADPLVLALPRGGVPVAAGVAQEFRAPLDVLVARKIGAPGSPETGIGALVGEERPVFDQRALRFLGLAEDGLASSVARERAELRRREDLYREGRPEPRITGRAVLLVDDGLATGLTALAALRHLRRRRPAHLALAAPVGSRDAVRELSGEADRVLVLHQPDHFRAVGEWYDDFDQVGDDEVIAVLRAASSAP, encoded by the coding sequence ATGCGCTTCACCGACCGCCGGCACGCAGGCCGGGCTCTCGCCCGGTGGCTGCGCGCGCCGACCGACACCGCGCCATGGCCGTACGGCGCCGCCGACCCGCTCGTCCTGGCCCTGCCGCGCGGTGGTGTGCCGGTGGCCGCCGGGGTCGCCCAGGAGTTCCGGGCGCCGCTCGACGTACTGGTGGCCCGCAAGATCGGCGCACCCGGTTCGCCCGAGACCGGCATCGGCGCCCTCGTCGGCGAGGAACGGCCCGTCTTCGACCAGCGGGCCCTGCGGTTCCTGGGCCTGGCCGAGGACGGGCTCGCGTCCTCCGTCGCGCGCGAACGCGCCGAGCTGCGCCGGCGGGAGGACCTCTACCGCGAGGGCCGCCCCGAGCCCCGCATCACCGGGCGGGCCGTACTCCTCGTCGACGACGGCCTGGCGACCGGCCTGACCGCCCTCGCGGCCCTGCGGCACCTGCGCCGTCGGCGGCCCGCGCATCTGGCGCTCGCCGCGCCGGTCGGTTCCCGCGACGCCGTCAGGGAACTGTCGGGGGAGGCCGACCGCGTGCTCGTCCTGCACCAGCCGGACCACTTCCGTGCGGTGGGTGAGTGGTACGACGACTTCGACCAGGTCGGTGACGACGAGGTGATCGCTGTGCTGCGCGCCGCGTCCTCCGCGCCCTGA
- a CDS encoding GNAT family N-acetyltransferase: MPTNDLTVRPITGRDELDLFCRLPYVLDDELADDLAAGRRRPEWMWVALRGERLLARVAWWGRPADATPQLLDIVDVEDGATERDDAVDIGVRLLRTAMAATLPDGPRPADGGPVEYSRFVPPHWREDPATRQAVEDRMAVLERTGARLFVERLRLEWRPESEALPDPGKRLAFRPVHDGEELVALMASALEGTLDAHSRADLARMSVHEAAVEHYEDELARYPSPRDWWRVATLPGGEPVGFVIPARNAYNPIIAYIAVLPAHRGNGYIDDILAEGTRVLAEQHVPRIRAATDLGNVPMANAFRRAGYRNFQREIKMTWS, from the coding sequence GTGCCTACGAACGACCTGACCGTGCGCCCGATCACCGGGCGCGACGAACTCGACCTCTTCTGCCGTCTGCCGTACGTCCTCGACGACGAATTGGCGGACGACCTCGCCGCCGGCCGCCGACGCCCGGAATGGATGTGGGTCGCCCTGCGCGGTGAGCGCCTGCTGGCCAGAGTGGCCTGGTGGGGCCGGCCGGCCGACGCCACACCGCAGCTCCTGGACATCGTCGACGTCGAAGACGGTGCCACGGAACGCGACGACGCCGTGGACATCGGAGTGCGGCTGCTGCGTACCGCGATGGCCGCCACGCTCCCGGACGGGCCACGTCCCGCTGACGGCGGCCCTGTTGAGTACAGCCGCTTCGTCCCGCCGCACTGGCGTGAGGACCCGGCGACCAGGCAGGCCGTCGAGGACCGCATGGCCGTACTGGAACGGACCGGTGCCCGGCTCTTCGTCGAAAGGCTGCGCCTGGAGTGGCGCCCGGAAAGCGAGGCGCTCCCCGACCCCGGAAAGCGCCTCGCTTTCCGGCCGGTCCACGACGGCGAGGAACTCGTGGCCCTGATGGCGTCGGCCCTGGAGGGGACGCTGGATGCCCACAGCCGCGCCGACCTGGCCCGGATGTCCGTGCACGAAGCGGCCGTCGAGCACTACGAGGACGAGCTGGCGCGCTACCCGAGTCCCCGGGACTGGTGGCGCGTCGCGACCCTGCCCGGGGGCGAGCCGGTGGGCTTCGTCATCCCGGCCCGCAATGCCTACAACCCGATCATCGCCTATATCGCGGTCCTGCCCGCGCACCGCGGCAACGGCTACATCGACGACATCCTCGCCGAGGGCACCCGCGTCCTCGCCGAGCAGCACGTCCCCCGTATCCGGGCCGCCACCGACCTCGGCAACGTCCCGATGGCGAACGCCTTCCGGCGGGCCGGTTACCGCAACTTCCAGCGTGAGATCAAGATGACGTGGAGCTGA
- a CDS encoding AraC family transcriptional regulator has protein sequence MTTADGWVRYWRDGDRPVEAMHAHFFDHVYPPHSHHSYSFGITDAGAQSFHCRGGTHTSGAGMVMAFNPDEVHDGWAAADLGYRYRIMHIGPSVVSDMISDATEGRTDALPLFPDPVLTDRALTDALARLHAALVGAANPLVRDERLTAAVTAMARRGASRTASPVRARTPTDRARRQAAHRARDLLDEALLEPMTAEQLAAAAGCSRFALYRAFRAEFGLAPSDYQRQLRLRHARTLLRSGAAPADAAAATGFADQAHFSRWFQRVYGVTPGTFRRA, from the coding sequence ATGACCACCGCCGACGGCTGGGTGCGGTACTGGCGCGACGGCGACCGCCCCGTGGAGGCCATGCACGCGCACTTCTTCGACCACGTCTACCCACCGCACAGCCACCACAGTTACTCCTTCGGCATCACCGACGCCGGCGCCCAGAGCTTCCACTGCCGGGGCGGCACCCACACCAGCGGCGCCGGCATGGTGATGGCCTTCAACCCGGACGAGGTGCACGACGGCTGGGCGGCGGCCGACCTCGGGTACCGGTACCGGATCATGCACATCGGCCCGTCCGTGGTCAGCGACATGATCAGCGACGCCACCGAGGGCCGCACCGACGCGCTGCCCCTCTTCCCCGACCCCGTACTGACCGACCGGGCGCTCACCGACGCCCTCGCCCGGCTGCACGCCGCGCTCGTCGGCGCGGCGAATCCACTGGTCCGCGACGAGCGCCTGACCGCCGCCGTCACCGCCATGGCCCGCCGCGGCGCGTCCAGGACGGCGTCCCCCGTACGGGCCCGGACACCGACCGACCGCGCCCGCCGCCAGGCGGCCCACCGGGCCAGGGACCTGCTGGACGAGGCGCTCCTGGAGCCGATGACCGCGGAGCAGCTTGCGGCGGCCGCCGGATGCAGCCGGTTCGCGCTCTACCGTGCCTTCCGCGCCGAGTTCGGTCTCGCGCCGAGCGACTACCAGCGGCAGTTGCGCCTGCGGCACGCGCGTACGCTGCTCAGATCCGGTGCCGCGCCGGCCGACGCGGCCGCGGCCACCGGCTTCGCCGACCAGGCGCACTTCAGCCGCTGGTTCCAGCGCGTGTACGGCGTCACACCCGGCACCTTTCGCCGCGCGTGA
- a CDS encoding class I SAM-dependent methyltransferase, with product MTSLLPRLLQALDLFNAAHPWDHNAHFHPWILRQLPRRFDSALDVGSGSGVLVRLLAARATTVHGIDSDPAIVARARELTPPANAAGVTFTVADAPTGIPGGSYDVITCVAVLHHLPLADALAAFRDHLAPGGTLVVVGLARQQTPVDHLLAAVSAPLNAAIGWRRNRGRTSPAPRPVAMTAVTRPADTSFPAIAREARRILPGARLRRRLFWRYTLVWRHRPHGHGDVRM from the coding sequence ATGACGTCGCTGCTGCCCCGCCTCCTCCAAGCACTCGACCTGTTCAACGCCGCGCATCCCTGGGACCACAACGCCCACTTCCACCCGTGGATCCTGCGGCAGCTCCCCCGGCGCTTCGACAGTGCCCTGGACGTCGGATCCGGCAGCGGTGTCCTGGTCAGGCTGCTGGCCGCCCGTGCCACCACGGTGCACGGCATCGACTCCGACCCGGCGATCGTCGCCCGGGCGCGGGAGCTGACTCCGCCCGCGAACGCGGCCGGCGTGACCTTCACGGTCGCCGACGCGCCCACCGGAATCCCGGGCGGCTCCTACGACGTCATCACCTGCGTCGCCGTCCTCCACCACCTGCCGCTCGCCGACGCGCTCGCCGCCTTCCGCGACCACCTGGCTCCCGGCGGCACCCTGGTCGTCGTCGGGCTGGCCCGTCAGCAGACGCCCGTGGACCACCTGCTCGCCGCCGTGTCCGCCCCGCTCAACGCCGCCATCGGTTGGCGCAGGAACCGCGGCCGCACGTCGCCCGCACCCCGGCCGGTCGCGATGACCGCCGTGACCCGCCCTGCGGACACCAGCTTCCCCGCCATCGCCCGCGAGGCCCGCCGCATCCTGCCCGGCGCCCGCCTCCGCCGTCGGCTGTTCTGGCGGTACACGCTCGTCTGGCGGCACCGCCCGCACGGCCACGGCGATGTCCGGATGTGA